TGCTCACCCAGGAGAAGGTGAAAAAGAGAATAAATATCTTCGAGAGTTCATCAAGAAGAATCTTGGATATGTTCCGCAGCAGGTGCAGATATTCACACCTACACCGGGAACACTAAGCACTACGATATATTATACAGGTCTAGAACCGTTTACAGGCGACGAAGTTTACGTAGAGAAAAAAGACAAGGTCAGAAATATCTTCAAAGAAAATATCGTTAATCTTCGATAAAAACTTTCTCTACATATGGACTTGTGAACGCTCTAAGTGCACATCCATAACTCATTCTGAATCTAACAATGTCTCCCGGCCTAAATTCCTTATCACTTTCCGTTGTATCTACAATGAGATGGTCGCTCGATGCGTGGAGCACTTTTAGGCCCTGTTCAAAAGGTATCAATCCATCTGGTTTCACGTCTTGTTCTCCTATTGCAAGTATGATTCTTTTTCTGAGGCCCCTGTCTTCGAACAGTGGCGTTCTTCCGAATGCGTCCTTCCCGATTTCTCCCACAGGAACGGATGGCTTGTAATCAACTTCCACCACTTCTGCCTCTAATATCACTGTATCTTGCCTCAGATAAGGGATATCTCTGTCTCCGGTGGCGTCGGTCCCAAGTATGATGCCTTCTCCAACTCTAAACTGGTTAATCCCATCTGGCAAGGTATTATCTTCCAACATTTTCAAAGTAACCGTGCTTCCACCACTTACAATGAGTTCATACCCCAAACGTGATTCGAGTGTCTTCTTGATTTCAACAAGTAACCCCATGTTTTCTTTCGTTGGTAATACACCACCGTAACAACCTAAGTTAGTTCCTATTCCCCTTAAAATCGCATGTTTCAAATTCCCAACAGTCGAGAGGATTTCTTCGACAGCGTTTTCAAACCAAACACCTTCTCGTAAATCTCCAACATCTATCATATAAATGATATTCACGTTCTTATCTAATTCTTTTGCACACCTGTCAATTTCAAGCGCGACTTGAGGCATGGAAACAAGAAATTCGTCAACCAGACGGATCGCTTTCGGGATTTCGGAAAGCATAGGGATTCTCAGCAACTGAAAAGGTCCAGGAATACCGGCGTGGTATAGATTTTCTATATTCTTCAAACGAGATTCTCCAATTTTGTCAACTCCAGCAGCTCTCATTGACTTTGCAATCAGTGGATTGCCTAAGGACAGTTTTGTTACTCCGACTAGTTCGATCCCTTTTGAATGACAGATTTCAACAACTCTTGAAGCGTTCTGCCT
The DNA window shown above is from Fervidobacterium changbaicum and carries:
- a CDS encoding alanine/ornithine racemase family PLP-dependent enzyme, whose product is MKPERIYPRMIINLSAIRQNASRVVEICHSKGIELVGVTKLSLGNPLIAKSMRAAGVDKIGESRLKNIENLYHAGIPGPFQLLRIPMLSEIPKAIRLVDEFLVSMPQVALEIDRCAKELDKNVNIIYMIDVGDLREGVWFENAVEEILSTVGNLKHAILRGIGTNLGCYGGVLPTKENMGLLVEIKKTLESRLGYELIVSGGSTVTLKMLEDNTLPDGINQFRVGEGIILGTDATGDRDIPYLRQDTVILEAEVVEVDYKPSVPVGEIGKDAFGRTPLFEDRGLRKRIILAIGEQDVKPDGLIPFEQGLKVLHASSDHLIVDTTESDKEFRPGDIVRFRMSYGCALRAFTSPYVEKVFIED